From the Daphnia magna isolate NIES linkage group LG3, ASM2063170v1.1, whole genome shotgun sequence genome, one window contains:
- the LOC116919351 gene encoding uncharacterized protein LOC116919351, with translation MVEIGEDSPLKSLSTVRCVYKPIFDLSTKDSSNASPSTSGEPQKRRSEALPVDDTAPQPGPSIKHPKVVQVAKRLPKDFKLPSKFSAQVQPLMENDKAVFTTSQINQGVRDIAKSMWLYTEQPTTAELQTVIAMLVKKYPHFRLTAKSLSTPESNMPHPPAYRPLVCTGQGAFSQNTDLQQSTPKPVFPCLQLYFINFNSTKRSTSGLQTTSKIRDSEKIKRAERRAAGLERPWTGPRLPRQFRNTPEARRQIEAYNRYVETTGQPAATNPLESVLPILVRSMPLAELKGALTPKYSGDIRYRPAEEAEATTLPPQIEQPERDLELSIAAGLEEDLIDLASEEEPEPLLPTNYRAHAGVTGYIQKKCGTIVNSEGGLIIHPLNHRMVHTLIRPNPDPT, from the exons ATGGTTGAAATCGGTGAAGATTCTCCATTAAAGAGCCTATCAACAGTCAGATGTGTATACAAACCAATATTTGACCTCTCTACCAAGGACTCATCCAACGCTTCACCATCAACATCAG GTGAgccacaaaaaagaagaagtgaaGCCCTGCCGGTGGATGATACGGCACCACAGCCAGGACCAAGCATCAAGCACCCAAAGGTTGTGCAAGTTGCAAAGCGATTGCCTAAAGACTTCAAGCTGCCTTCAAAATTTAGTGCTCAGGTGCAACCTTTAATGGAGAATGATAAAGCAGTGTTCACGACGTCACAGATTAACCAAGGGGTTCGTGATATTGCAAAATCGATGTGGTTGTACACAGAGCAACCAACTACTGCTGAGCTGCAAACTGTTATAGCAATGCTGGTCAAAAAGTATCCCCACTTTAGATTGACTGCTAAATCCCTGTCCACCCCAGAGTCGAATATG CCCCACCCCCCGGCCTACCGACCGCTTGTATGTACAGGGCAAGGAGCATTCAGTCAAAATACAGATCTCCAACAGTCAACACCAAAACCTGTGTTCCCATGTCTTCAACTCTATTTCATCAATTTTAACTctactaag CGGAGCACCTCTGGTCTCCAAACAACTTCAAAAATTAGGGATTCCGAAAAGATCAAGAGGGCGGAAAGGCGGGCTGCAGGCTTGGAGAGGCCGTGGACAGGACCCAGGCTGCCGAGACAATTCCGTAACACCCCGGAGGCCAGGCGTCAAATTGAGGCATACAACCGCTACGTTGAAACAACCGGCCAACCAGCAGCAACCAACCCTCTGGAGTCTGTCCTCCCGATTCTTGTGCGGTCCATGCCACTTGCGGAGTTAAAGGGAGCCCTCACTCCAAAATATTCAGGTGACATCCGATACAGACCGGCTGAAGAAGCAGAAGCGACCACATTGCCACCCCAAATCGAGCAACCCGAACGAGATCTCGAACTTTCGATCGCGGCAGGCCTAGAAGAAGACCTGATCGACCTTGCCTCAGAGGAGGAACCCGAGCCACTTCTTCCAACCAACTATAGGGCACATGCTGGTGTTACGGGATACATACAAAAAAAGTGCGGTACAATTGTAAACAGCGAAGGCGGACTCATTATTCACCCGTTGAACCATCGCATGGTTCATACGCTGATTCGTCCAAACCCCGACCCGACATAA
- the LOC116919350 gene encoding skin secretory protein xP2-like produces the protein MQRHLRPDGDPPAIPIHQRRRRGEGPNNAVVAVAPAEAAAPADAAAPLEAAAPAEAAAPADAAAPLEAAAPADASAPLEAAAPADAPAPLEAAAPDDAPAPLEAAAPDDAAEPFAIVHGQPAVPPRVVRNRQITRHLRPDGNGRAILIRQRRPRGERPNNVVVAVAPAEAAAPADAGAPFEAAAPDDAVTPAYSAAPADIAAPTEAAERNLCGVCLMNTVDSAFVSCGHKLCAACAERVGPLCCFCRTPVQHILRIYVQ, from the coding sequence ATGCAACGCCATCTTCGGCCTGATGGGGACCCTCCTGCGATTCCTATTCACCAGCGACGACGCCGCGGGGAAGGGCCAAACAACGCCGTGGTGGCTGTTGCTCCCGCTGAAGCTGCTGCTCCCGCTGATGCTGCTGCTCCCCTTGAAGCTGCTGCTCCCGCTGAAGCTGCTGCTCCCGCTGATGCTGCTGCTCCCCTTGAAGCTGCTGCTCCCGCTGACGCTTCTGCTCCCCTTGAAGCTGCTGCTCCCGCTGACGCTCCTGCTCCCCTTGAAGCTGCTGCTCCCGATGACGCTCCTGCTCCCCTTGAAGCTGCTGCTCCCGATGACGCTGCTGAACCATTTGCCATTGTACATGGACAACCTGCCGTTCCACCAAGAGTTGTGCGAAATCGCCAAATAACACGCCATCTTCGGCCTGATGGGAACGGCCGTGCGATTCTTATTCGCCAACGACGACCCCGCGGGGAACGCCCAAACAACGTCGTGGTGGCTGTTGCTCCCGCTGAAGCTGCTGCCCCCGCTGACGCTGGTGCTCCCTTTGAAGCGGCTGCTCCCGATGACGCTGTTACTCCCGCTTATTCAGCTGCTCCCGCTGACATTGCTGCTCCTACAGAGGCTGCTGAACGTAATCTTTGTGGTGTGTGCCTCATGAACACAGTTGATTCTGCTTTTGTGTCATGTGGGCACAAACTCTGTGCAGCGTGTGCAGAGCGTGTCGGTCCATTATGCTGTTTCTGTCGGACTCCTGTCCAACATATTTTAAGAATATATGTTCAATAA
- the LOC123470697 gene encoding uncharacterized protein LOC123470697 yields the protein MIIKLHCFDKALEICKVARCKVAHGNFWDFIIHLQKVEATSARDFAALCSNQEIGRHRTRRQIGQDTRISHNTRLLRNDEINLQRFLEVATGFLEPARDLVPMPVNQEAPQHNDVRLPRHDGVRLPRNAAGRQPRNVAGRQPRNAAGRPREQRAGLNNPHVIAADAPVVAADIPVIAAEEPAV from the exons ATGATAATCAAACTTCATTGTTTT GACAAAGCACTAGAGATCTGCAAAGTTGCTCGCTGCAAAGTTGCCCATGGAAACTTTTGGGATTTCATAA TACATCTACAAAAAGTTGAGGCCACTTCAGCCAGAGATTTTGCTGCTCTTTGTTCTAACCAAGAAATAGGCCGACATCGTACGAGGCGACAGATTGGACAAGATACTCGAATCTCGCACAATACAAGATTGCTGAGGAATGACGAAATAAATCTTCAGCGGTTCCTTGAGGTTGCAACGGGATTTTTAGAACCTGCTCGG GATTTGGTACCTATGCCTGTGAATCAGGAGGCACCACAGCACAATGATGTTCGTCTTCCAAGGCATGATGGTGTCCGTCTGCCAAGAAATGCTGCTGGAAGGCAACCTCGAAATGTTGCTGGTAGGCAACCTCGAAATGCCGCTGGAAGACCACGGGAACAGCGTGCGGGTTTAAATAATCCACATGTCATCGCAGCTGATGCACCTGTCGTCGCAGCTGATATACCTGTCATTGCAGCTGAGGAACCTGCCGTGTGA
- the LOC116930737 gene encoding uncharacterized protein LOC116930737 isoform X1: MADGVENDDYHSIHSSIHSSSESDVNFLEEVDSDSETFSDFDFDFCKALNFDENLVDDVDDWEVDSDIDNDLNAIDNQNLFKRRLCHWAVDSNVARESVNKLLQVLRTDPSNSFLPKTYKTLLGTPRKVHVIAASPGFYYGFTILDGIVCSLNSINVTFSSNSHELKMLVGCDGTSFGKSTNSQLWPILGKVCMDGAQCFDIGFYHGHAKPDDINSYLKHFCDEISKFMNEGFQFKGCHIKIRVESFCCDAPASSFIKNVKPCGAYYGCMKCEVEGVYVRNKSGKGGRVTYPEIDAILRTDECFRDRDQINHHSGFSNLENLSINMVDDFCIGLFPPDWYQGAVFAGTAEDRARHLFFFTPTMKRQLEDCKTWFMDATFYFVDEPIKQLFTINGFIKNDKNEIKQIPLLFCCMTRRRAADYSAVFQKIKEIIPLPRVQRIVTDFERAIFTAVRKHFVDCQHFGCNFHWCQAVLKKVRDLHLATIYNNKGPNPVRDFVFRLLCLAYLPAGKIPGVFDALKSSAPSELTALMDYMERNWIRGKFWTPDNWSCFNLLTRTNNDCEGMHHQWNKLAGGSNLKFYKMTMVLRKLAEDVSLTSTLLCHDKIKAHRKKDTQLKNSILFQIWARYQNNELSTMDLLEEIVKELKSSFPSVVSSHALNIANNNFNDELDMSVNELP; encoded by the exons ATGGCCGATGGAGTTGAGAATGATGATTATCATTCCATCCATTCATCCATCCATAGCAGTTCAGAATCTGATGTTAACTTTCTTGAAGAAGTCGATTCGGATTCCGAAACTTTTTCGGACTTTGACTTTGATTTTTGTAAAGCTCTGAATTTTGATGAAAACTTAGTTGATGATGTAGATGATTGGGAAGTAGATTCGGACATTGACAACGATTTAAACGCAATCGACAACCagaatttatttaaaagaCGCCTTTGTCATTGGGCAGTAGATTCGAATGTAGCGAGGGAAAGCGTCAATAAGCTCTTACAAGTTTTGAGAACCGACCCTTCTAATTCTTTTCTACCTAAAACGTACAAAACTTTGCTAGGCACTCCTCGAAAAGTTCATGTGATTGCTGCAAGCCCGGGATTTTATTACGGGTTTACTATTTTGGATGGGATTGTATGTTCTTTAAATTCAATTAACGTTACATTTTCTTCGAACAGTCATGAACTCAAGATGTTAGTTGGTTGTGATGGGACGTCATTTGGAAAGAGCACAAATAGTCAGTTGTGGCCTATACTTGGTAAAGTTTGCATGGACGGAGCGCAATGTTTTGACATTGGTTTTTATCATGGGCACGCAAAGCCAGATGATATAAATTCTTATCTGAAACATTTTTGTGACGAAATTTCTAAATTTATGAACGAGGGTTTTCAATTCAAGGGGTGTCACATTAAAATTAGAGTAGAATCTTTTTGTTGCGACGCTCCCGCTTCTagttttattaaaaatgtCAAGCCTTGTGGAGCGTATTATGGGTGCATGAAATGCGAAGTTGAAGGTGTTTATGTACGGAACAAATCTGGCAAAGGCGGTAGGGTAACCTATCCCGAAATAGATGCGATATTGAGAACTGACGAATGTTTTCGTGATCGAGATCAAATTAATCATCATAGTGGATtttctaatttggaaaatttgtcgATCAATATGGTTGACGACTTTTGCATAGGACTTTTCCCACCGGATTGGTACCAGGGAGCCGTCTTTGCTGGAACGGCCGAAGACCGTGCCCggcacctttttttcttcacccCTACCATGAAGCGCCAACTGGAAGACTGCAAAACATGGTTCATGGACGCAACCTTCTATTTTGTTGATGAACCCATCAAACAG CTCTTCACAATCAACGGATTCATCAAGAACgacaaaaacgaaattaaaCAAATCCCCTTATTGTTTTGTTGCATGACCAGGAGAAGGGCAGCCGACTACAGCGCTGTATTCCAGAAGATTAAG GAAATTATCCCACTGCCAAGAGTCCAGCGGATCGTGACCGATTTCGAACGCGCTATATTCACGGCTGTCCGCAAGCACTTTGTTGATTGCCAGCACTTTGGCTGCAATTTCCACTGGTGCCAAGCCGTTCTGAAAAAGGTCAGGGATCTTCATCTTGCCACCATATACAACAACAAGGGGCCGAATCCAGTTCGAGACTTTGTGTTTCGCCTGCTATGCCTCGCATATCTTCCTG CTGGTAAAATTCCTGGAGTGTTCGACGCATTGAAGAGCTCGGCACCTAGCGAACTTACGGCACTAATGGATTATATGGAGCGGAATTGGATTCGGGGCAAGTTTTGGACTCCGGATAACTGGTCATGCTTCAACTTGTTAACGCGCACAAATAACGACTGTGAAGGAATGCACCACCAATGGAACAAG TTGGCAGGCGGATCAAATCTAAAATTCTACAAGATGACGATGGTATTGCGGAAACTGGCCGAAGACGTTTCCCTTACCAGCACGCTACTCTGCCATGACAAGATCAAAGCTCACCGGAAGAAGGACACCCAACTGAAGAATTCCATACTGTTCCAGATATGGGCCCGATACCAAAACAATGAG TTATCAACAATGGATCTCCTAGAAGAAATTGTAAAAGAGCTGAAGTCATCCTTTCCCTCCGTCGTATCCTCACACGCCCTTAATATtgcaaataataattttaatgaTGAACTTGACATGTCTGTTAATGAATTACCTTAG
- the LOC116930737 gene encoding uncharacterized protein LOC116930737 isoform X2, producing MKRQLEDCKTWFMDATFYFVDEPIKQLFTINGFIKNDKNEIKQIPLLFCCMTRRRAADYSAVFQKIKEIIPLPRVQRIVTDFERAIFTAVRKHFVDCQHFGCNFHWCQAVLKKVRDLHLATIYNNKGPNPVRDFVFRLLCLAYLPAGKIPGVFDALKSSAPSELTALMDYMERNWIRGKFWTPDNWSCFNLLTRTNNDCEGMHHQWNKLAGGSNLKFYKMTMVLRKLAEDVSLTSTLLCHDKIKAHRKKDTQLKNSILFQIWARYQNNELSTMDLLEEIVKELKSSFPSVVSSHALNIANNNFNDELDMSVNELP from the exons ATGAAGCGCCAACTGGAAGACTGCAAAACATGGTTCATGGACGCAACCTTCTATTTTGTTGATGAACCCATCAAACAG CTCTTCACAATCAACGGATTCATCAAGAACgacaaaaacgaaattaaaCAAATCCCCTTATTGTTTTGTTGCATGACCAGGAGAAGGGCAGCCGACTACAGCGCTGTATTCCAGAAGATTAAG GAAATTATCCCACTGCCAAGAGTCCAGCGGATCGTGACCGATTTCGAACGCGCTATATTCACGGCTGTCCGCAAGCACTTTGTTGATTGCCAGCACTTTGGCTGCAATTTCCACTGGTGCCAAGCCGTTCTGAAAAAGGTCAGGGATCTTCATCTTGCCACCATATACAACAACAAGGGGCCGAATCCAGTTCGAGACTTTGTGTTTCGCCTGCTATGCCTCGCATATCTTCCTG CTGGTAAAATTCCTGGAGTGTTCGACGCATTGAAGAGCTCGGCACCTAGCGAACTTACGGCACTAATGGATTATATGGAGCGGAATTGGATTCGGGGCAAGTTTTGGACTCCGGATAACTGGTCATGCTTCAACTTGTTAACGCGCACAAATAACGACTGTGAAGGAATGCACCACCAATGGAACAAG TTGGCAGGCGGATCAAATCTAAAATTCTACAAGATGACGATGGTATTGCGGAAACTGGCCGAAGACGTTTCCCTTACCAGCACGCTACTCTGCCATGACAAGATCAAAGCTCACCGGAAGAAGGACACCCAACTGAAGAATTCCATACTGTTCCAGATATGGGCCCGATACCAAAACAATGAG TTATCAACAATGGATCTCCTAGAAGAAATTGTAAAAGAGCTGAAGTCATCCTTTCCCTCCGTCGTATCCTCACACGCCCTTAATATtgcaaataataattttaatgaTGAACTTGACATGTCTGTTAATGAATTACCTTAG
- the LOC123466478 gene encoding uncharacterized protein LOC123466478 isoform X2, whose protein sequence is MSHYLVEVPKEPPLKGCWILIAAKNWIYEDVLYTPDNSYSHAYKLSLLKDGKDPDIITWERSHSFKVIHQFDSYEEARENVPRAEKGLPIFTRSSDIGRGHLQRIEKSLKLPGELSTSEQESEQEEDSLTQTKKSTVKKKSTPVKRKSSSETTKLPLPPPTMRSKSKNVTPNSSNKIAKSTVKIPSVGTALAGPSVLSDKKKDRWNAVNNVRSCSTQVMSF, encoded by the exons ATGTCGCATTACCTAGTTGAAGTACCGAAAGAACCTCCGTTAAAAGGATGCTGGATTTTAATTGCTGCCAAGAACTGGATATATGAAGATGTTTTGTATACACCAGACAATTCTTATTCTCATGCCTATAAACTTAGCTTGCTCAAAGATGGAAAGGACCCAGACATTATTACTTGGGAACGCAGTCATTCTTTCAAAGTGATCCACCAATTTG ACTCATATGAAGAGGCCAGAGAAAATGTGCCACGAGCTGAGAAAGGCTTACCAATTTTCACCAGGTCATCTGATATTGGAAGAGGTCATCTTCAAAGGATAGAAAAAAGTTTGAAGCTGCCTGGGGAACTTTCTACAAGTGAACAAGAGAGTGAACAAGAAGAGGACAGTTTAACTCAAACCAAAAAGTCAAcggtgaagaagaaaagtacacctgttaaaagaaaatcttcATCTGAAACTACCAAGCTTCCTTTGCCACCTCCTACGATGAGAAGCAAAAGTAAGAATG TCACGCCAAACAGCAGTAACAAAATTGCAAAATCCACTGTGAAAATACCATCAGTTGGAACTGCACTTGCCGGGCCATCCGTACTATCAG ataaaaaaaaagataggtGGAATGCAGTCAACAATGTTAGGAGCTGTTCAACCCAAGTGATGTCTTTCTAG
- the LOC123466478 gene encoding uncharacterized protein LOC123466478 isoform X1 → MSHYLVEVPKEPPLKGCWILIAAKNWIYEDVLYTPDNSYSHAYKLSLLKDGKDPDIITWERSHSFKVIHQFDSYEEARENVPRAEKGLPIFTRSSDIGRGHLQRIEKSLKLPGELSTSEQESEQEEDSLTQTKKSTVKKKSTPVKRKSSSETTKLPLPPPTMRSKSKNVTPNSSNKIAKSTVKIPSVGTALAGPSVLSGKKTGFINIESSCPHSVYNWCPVT, encoded by the exons ATGTCGCATTACCTAGTTGAAGTACCGAAAGAACCTCCGTTAAAAGGATGCTGGATTTTAATTGCTGCCAAGAACTGGATATATGAAGATGTTTTGTATACACCAGACAATTCTTATTCTCATGCCTATAAACTTAGCTTGCTCAAAGATGGAAAGGACCCAGACATTATTACTTGGGAACGCAGTCATTCTTTCAAAGTGATCCACCAATTTG ACTCATATGAAGAGGCCAGAGAAAATGTGCCACGAGCTGAGAAAGGCTTACCAATTTTCACCAGGTCATCTGATATTGGAAGAGGTCATCTTCAAAGGATAGAAAAAAGTTTGAAGCTGCCTGGGGAACTTTCTACAAGTGAACAAGAGAGTGAACAAGAAGAGGACAGTTTAACTCAAACCAAAAAGTCAAcggtgaagaagaaaagtacacctgttaaaagaaaatcttcATCTGAAACTACCAAGCTTCCTTTGCCACCTCCTACGATGAGAAGCAAAAGTAAGAATG TCACGCCAAACAGCAGTAACAAAATTGCAAAATCCACTGTGAAAATACCATCAGTTGGAACTGCACTTGCCGGGCCATCCGTACTATCAGGTAAAAAGACTGGTTTTATAAATATTGAGTCGTCGTGTCCACACTCTGTTTATAATTGGTGTCCAGTAACATGA
- the LOC123466478 gene encoding uncharacterized protein LOC123466478 isoform X3, producing MVAKVVLTTLAQMNEKLSVLEKTMAKPVAEVSEDEDDDLAFLPVKSIGDFEKFERNLKQNKDVFRKLVSMITRLGKRNTKNSQGDYVRRAWGCVIANSVAKELNWLGRPDKRVNNGLGKRGIKESLITKAIQRGISSNKDFEMEISAFECETKTFLKNSKATYDRKANAPGKDGEDSEDTTENY from the exons ATGGTTGCCAAAGTCGTCCTGACAACTTTGGCCCAAATGAATGAGAAGTTATCTGTTCTCGAAAAAACCATGGCGAAACCTGTAGCTGAAGTTTCAGAAGACGAAGATGACGATCTTGCTTTTCTTCCGGTTAAAAGCATTGGTGATTTCGAGAAATTCGAGAGAAAtctgaaacaaaacaaggacGTTTTCAGGAAAttg GTATCCATGATTACCAgattgggaaaaagaaataccaAAAACTCACAAGGCGATTATGTAAGAAGGGCGTGGGGATGCGTTATCGCAAACTCTGTAGCTAAAGAGTTAAATTGGCTGGGTCGACCAGATAAGCGGGTAAATAATGGATTGGGGAAACGAGGAATTAAGGAGTCCCTAATCACCAAGGCCATCCAAA gaGGAATATCAAGCAATAAAGACTTTGAGATGGAGATATCAGCTTTTGAATGCGAAACCAAGACATTTCTGAAGAATTCGAAAGCAACTTATGACCGAAAAGCAAATGCTCCAGGAAAAGATGGAGAAGACAGCGAAGACACAACTGAAAATTACTGA